CTCGGAGGCTACTACCTCCCTTTACATGACGCCAGTGCTCGCTTTTCTGATTGCTTGGGTGTGGCTGGGTGAAGGTCCTACGCTTGTGACGATGGCTGGTGGCGTTGTGACGCTTGTCGGTGTCCTGCTCGCAACGATGAAGCCTCGGTTATCCAGAAGCACATTCAAACACCAACCCTTTTAGAAACGCCAGTATTTCCATGCTTGTCGCTATAGGCGTATCGATCGGAATCAATATGCTTGGAGCTTGGAATGACTACCGTTTTGCTTTGCGGATGCCTCGTAACCATTTGGATCAGAGAGAGCTTTACATCGAGCTTTGACTCAGTCTCCTCCGGGAGAAACAGAACCGGGCATCTCATTTGTGCGCAGGCATCCTCAAAGTGCAAATCACAGACTGTCTCTATGCTCAGCGAGGCAGGTGCTCCCTTGCAAGCGCCCCTTGCCCTCACGACAGAGGAAGCGGTTGCTCTGATTTTGTCCTATGAAGCTCTCCCCTCCTTCGGACAAGCCATTTGCAAAAGAAACCCTGTCTGTGATAGCCAAGCTGCTTGCGAGTATTCCAACAGAGTCCTGAGCTGAGCATAGCAACAAATGGTGTCAATAGATGTCAGCAATAAGAAAAACCAGGAAGACCCTCTTCCTGGCTAGTACGGAATGCCGAGCTCTGCCGCCAGCACGAGAAACATCGCATGCGACCAAAGGAGCGGCACAGCGGGATGTCCTGCCCTCTCCACCCACATATCATAATGAGTCGGAGAAAGCAAATGCTCCTGCACTTGCTCAGGCAGTCCGCTCACTTGCCGTTGGGACACCATCCACGCCGCTATCTTTTCGGCTTCTTCACGCCTGCCCGTTTTCACGTAATACCAGCCCAGCCACGCAGATAACAACAGCCACTGCCCCCCGCCGTAATACGTATCGGTCGGATAGCGATGTACGCCGTATCCTGCGCGCAGCTCCTCTTCTATAGCCTGCACGGTTCGGATCATAAGCGGATCAGCCACGTCGACGATCCCATACGGCAGTGCCAGCCAGAGCAGACTAGCATCCACAGAATGATCCCCAACGGATTTTATTAGTCGTCCGTTGGCTGTGCCATGCTCCCGTATGAATTGGCGAATAGTCTCTCCTTCTTGAGCGAGTTCGAAAGCTCGGTCGGGCAAATAAGGCTCCATCGCCTTAATCCCGGCATAAATAGCCCCTAGCGTCACCGGGTGGATACGGTCTCCTCCCTCTTCCCAGCAATCAAAGTTAGGGAGCTGCCAGCACGCCACTACATAGTCAATCGTCAGTTCAATAGATGGCTTCAGCTCGTGAATCAAGTCATACTCCCCACTCATCCGCACATGCTCAGCCAGCCCCCACAGCCATGTCCCGTAGCCATCGAGCTGAAAGCTGCCCCATTCACCTATCACTTCTTCTCCGTCCGCAGTATAGCGTGTATGCAAAAAGCGGTCGTTCCCCGCCTCATTTTTGTCTAATCCTTTTTTTACTGCCGTAATGGCTGCTCTTGCTTTTGTCTCATGCTTTCGGATCACAGAATCGCACCACTGGTAAAACTTGCGGGCACTCCCATGGTTCCCAGTACGGTTCATCGCGTATGCTGTAAATGTTCCATCGCGGAGCCACGCATACTGATAGTGGACAAATGCGGGTGAAGCGAGATACGCCCCGGTACTCGCTTGATGCTGTAGGATCAACTTTACACTTTCCTCGATCAGGGTCATGATTATCCCCCCTTATTCGGACAAGCCGACTTCGTAACAAAAACAGTCGCTGCTCGTCTTCCGGCTATGCTTTTATAGCATATGCAACCGACATCCAAACGAAAACCCAATCTACATAGCAAAAGAAAACCCACTGGATGCGCATATCCAGCGGGTTCGGTGCCACTTAATTTTGTGAAGGTACATCGGTATGTTCCGATTTCAGAAAATGCTGCAGCTCCTCATAAAAAGTCGGGTTGCAAGCCATCACGCTGCTTTTTTGGTCGTACGGCAGTGGTGTCCCCGTCATAGTCGTCACCCGCCCACCGGCTTCCTCTACAATGATGCGAGCTGCCCCGAAATCCCACGCATTGAGCTGCATACTGACGTAGCCATCCAGTCTCCCCGCAGCCACATACGCCATCTCCAGAGCGGCGCTTCCCAAAAGGCGCATTCCGCGAACCTTACCAGCAAGCTTTTTCACAATCAAATCGATGCCGATCTGCTCAGCACGCTTGTTCCAAAATACACTCGTGCATAACAAAGCTTGCTCCAGGCTCACTTCTCGATTCACCTGCAAGGGACGATCATTCAGAAAAGCCCCTTCCCCTTTTACCGCATAAAACAACTCGTCTCTGGAAGGATCGTAAACGGCTCCGACCATTCCCTCTCCCTTATGGTAAACGGCAATAGAAACGGAAAAATTGATTTGCTGATGCACAAAATTGGTCGTGCCATCAATCGGGTCGATGACCCAAAGCGTGTCATACTGCTTGTAATCCTCCGCATGTGCACTCTCTTCTCCAAGAATGCCGTGATCAGGGAAGCGTGCAAGAATCATCTGGATGACGTGATTCTCCACTTCTTTATCTACGGCTGTAACAAGATCGGAGGCAGATGTTTTATACTCGACGGTAAAAGGCTCCTTCATTCGCTTCAGACTCAGCTCACCCGCTGAACGGGCGCATTGCAAAGCTAGCTCCTTGAGAGCCGCCAGTGTTGATGCTTGCACACGTATCGCCACCTAAAACTTGACTTATTTTTTCGCAAAGCACACCCTTTTCTTCTGGAATAGAGAGGCTTCGACGTTTTATTTGAAAATGATGAGACAGCTCGTGCTAAAAAACGGTCATGCTATATGATTTAGTGTACCATACTTTACCTGCTGTTACACCACACGTTAGCCATGAGGGATACGCCTTAAAGTGCGCGGATTATTGAAAAAGGGCCTCTCCCTCGTCATTTTCTGACCGGGGAGACACCCTTTTTTACATGACTACTTTAGCAGCAGCGCGTTACGCCGCCTTTTTCAAATCGTTCGGTCAATGCGTACATATAGTACTCACGCTCTGTCATCGGAAAGATCCCCGGTGCCCCATGTGTCTCGTACCAATGGGCGAGATACCGATCATAGTCGGGCATTCCGAAAATGGTTTTAATAGCAGAGCTCACTTTGCGTATTGCCTTTCGCATGGCTCTTAGCTTGCGCCTCATGCTACGTGATGTCCTTTCCCGTCAAATACATTTCCTTTGGACTTGATGTACGGCGACTCCTGCAACGGATAGTGCTTGCCGCGAAGAATATTGATCCATACCCGCGCTCCGTCGAGAATGATCCCAACCGTAATGACCATGAAGATCGCACATACCACCGCATCGATCTGGTCGTTGAAGATCATTTTTTGTGCAGCTTCCACCGTTTTTACCCCTTTGGGCAGCGTACCGGCATCCAATGCCTTTTGGAATGCTTCTGCGTGTGAGAGGAACCCGATTTTTGGATCAGGATGGAACAGCTTTTGCCAGCCTGCTGTCAGCGTAGCCGTCGTCAGCCAAGCCATCGGTACGAGTGTGATCCACGAGTAAGCCGCTTTGCCCATTTTGAAAATAATCGTCGTTCCCACTGTAAACGCAATCGCGGCGAGCATCTGGTTGGCGATACCAAAGAGCGGCCACAGCGTGTAAATGCCTCCCAACGGGTCCATGACACCTTGAAGCAGGAAGTATCCCCATCCGATGGTAATGATCCCGGAACCAATCAGATTACCTGGCAGCCAGTTGACTTCCTTCATTTTCGGAATGACGTTGCCGAGCATGTCTTGTACCATGAATCGTCCGACACGTGTTCCCGCATCGATCGTCGTCAAAATAAAGACAGCCTCAAACAAAATCGCAAAGTGATACCAGAATGCCATTAATGCCTTGCCACCCAATACACCGGAGAAAATCGTCGCCATTCCGATAGCCAGTGACGGCGCTCCGCCCGTCCGGGAAAGGATCGTCTTTTCTTGAATGTCGTTGGCAAGAGTGGTTAATTGGTCAGGGGTGACGGTATAGCCCCAGCCCGTTATCGTCGTCGCAACCTGGACCACATCCACGCCAATTGCTGCAGCAGGTGAGTTGATCGCAAAATAGACTCCGGGAGTCAGCACGCATGCTGCAATCATCGCCATAATCGCGACGCCAGACTCCATCAGCATCCCGCCATAACCGATCAAAGGCGCATGCGATTCCTTCGCGATCATCTTCGGTGTCGTTCCAGAAGACACGAGTGAATGGAATCCCGATACGGCACCGCACGCGATAGTAATAAACAAGAAGGGGAACAAATTTCCTGCAAAAACAGGGCCAGTACCATCAATGAACTTCGTCAGTGCCGGCATTTGCAATGGTGGCAGTGTCAGCACGATTCCTACCGCCAATACCGCTATCGTCCCTACTTTCAAAAACGAGCTGAGGTAATCGCGCGGTGCCAATAGCAGCCACACAGGCAAAACCGAGGCAATAAAGCCGTACACAATAATCATCCAGGCAAGCTGTACCTTGGAGAACGTAAAGGCTGGTCCCCATGTTGGCGATGCAGCAACGATTTGACCGAGCCAGAGGGAGAAGAACAAGAGAGCAAGCCCGATAATCGATCCTTCCAATACCTGCCCGGGTCGTATATACCGCATATACAATCCCATCAATATCGCGATTGGCAGCGTCATGAATATCGTAAAGGTAGCCCACGGTGATTCAGCTAGCGCGTTAACTACAACCATCGCCAAGACTGCAATCAAGATGATCATAATGGCAATAATTCCGACCAAGGCAAGCGCTCCGCCAACAGGACCGATCTCTTCCTTGGCAATCTGACCGAGAGACTTTCCATTGCGACGCATTGATCCAAACAGAATGATAAAGTCCTGCACCGCTCCACCGATCACGACCCCGACGATAATCCAGATCGTTCCCGGCAAATATCCCATTTGCGCAGCCAGCGTAGGACCTACGAGCGGACCTGCACCTGCAATCGCAGCGAAATGGTGCCCAAACAACACCCATTTGTTCGTTGGCACGAAGTCTTTGCCGTCGTTGTTCACTTCTGCCGGAGTGGCGCGATTGTCATCGAGCGCCATTAGTTTTTTGGCTATGAATTTACTGTAAAAACGATAAGCTACAGCATAAGTGCAAAATGCGGCAGTCAGTAACCAGAACGAGTTGACTGATTCCCCTTGCCAGAGGGCTATCATCCCGAATCCGACAGCACCCATTGCGGCTATCCCGCCCCAAATCAAGAGGGAAAGAAACCATTTCTTCATCCGAGTCGCCTCCTTCTATTTATCAAATATTCAGGCAATGAACCTTAGAAAAACGTATCACATCGGACAACTTGCCAACATAAAAAATGGCTGAACCGTACAAAAACAGGCACAAGCTGCACCATCCTCGTTTGAGTGCAAGCGCATTCAATTTTGGGACGTAGAAAGTCTCCGCCCAGAGTCTGATACAAACTCCTCCACAATATGTTAAAGTTATACATAAATTGGTATGGACATCAAAAAGGAGAATACGCACATGCGACGAATCGCGGGTTACATCATTATCGGAATCGGAGCGATTTTTGTTCTGGCTACCTACCTGAACGTACCGCTCGCACTGGACTTGCTATGGCCAGTCTTCCTTCTCATCCCAGGAATCGGGTTTCATATTTTCTTTTTTATGAACCCAAAGCCAAATCGCGCTGGATTGCTCGTACCGGGCGGAATCTTGCTCGTTTATGCCCCACTCTTCTTTTTCAGCCAGCTATTTTTTCATGGGGATATGAGCACGACGTGGCCCTTCTTCCTGCTCGGTCCTGCCGTGGGGCTTACTGAGCTGTACCTATTCGGCAATCGCAAACCCGCTCTCTTGATCCCCATTGGCATCCTCACCGTTCTTGCTATCGTATTTTTGATCGCGAATCTGGCGTCTACCCAGGTAGGCGGCATCCTTGGCTTGATCCTGATCGTATTAGGCGGGATCATGGTGACACGTAAGAAAAACGATGAATATCCCATGTAAGCTGTCGGAAAAAACAGACCAATCCTCCCCCCAAACGGGACGCAGGATTGGTCTGTTTGCTTAAAACCCCAATCGTTTCTTCAATTCCTTCACGACATTGCGACTAACAGGCACTTCTGTTTTGCGGTGATCTTGCATGACTAGATGAATCGAGCCTTTGAACCAAGGGACGAGCTCAGCCGTTTTAGATAAATTGACGATAAAAGCCCGATGCGTCCGAAAGAACTGCTGGCGTGACAGCCTGCTCTCCAGCTCCTGCAACGTAAACGTGGTCGCATATTGCTCACCTGCTGTATAAATGTTCGCATACCTTCCTTCCAAGGTGGCATAGACGATTTCGTTTGGATCAATCAGCATGATCTTGCCGTTTTTTTCTACGGGGACACGACGCGGCTGAGTATCGACCAGCACATTTTGCAGAAGGGACTGTAGCCTTTCCTCCAGCAGCGGTGACGCGTCCAATGCAGGTTCGCTTTTCCGCCTCATTTTTCGTACCCGATTCATCGTCTTTTCCAGACGCATTTCACTGAACGGCTTGACAATATAATCGACGGCTTCGGCCTCAAATGCTCGAACCGCATGAAAGTCATACGCGCTTGCAAAGATGATAACAGGTGGATTGACCATGGATTCGAGAAGCTCCTGTCCCACATCAACTCCATCCCTGTCCTGCAAATGAATGTCCAAAAAGACCGCGTCTGGCTCTGTCTGAAGCACCGCTTCCAACGCCTCTTCCCCGCTGCCCGCCTCTCCTACTACGGACACTTCCGAAAACTGCTCCAGCAAATACCGCAGTTCTTCTCTGGCAGGCGTCTCATCATCGACGATGAACACTTTGAGCACTGACGTTCACCCCTATCGGTAATTGTATGGTGCATGTTGTACCGCTCCCGCTTTTGCTCTCGATCACGATTCCATACGGTTCTCCGTAGATCGACTGGAGACGGCTTTTTACATTGGCAAGACCGATCCCGGATAATTGCCGCCCTGCACGCTTCTCATTTAGGGCTGGTTCGAATGGGTCCATTTCCATTCCGACCCCATTATCTGCCACTGTCAGTTCGACGATTTGCTTTTCTTTGCGGCGCGCACGAATCACTACCGTTCCCCCTTCGCGTTTGGGCAATAGCCCGTGCTTGACCGCATTTTCTACCAGAGGCTGCAAAATCAGTCCTGGCACAGTAATCCGCTCTACACCATCCTCGATGTCGTACTCTACATGGAGCTTGTCCCCGAACCTCGCACGTTCGATGGCCAAATACGCTTCGATATGCTCCAGCTCACGCGCCAGACTGACATATCCGCCAGAGTCATGCAAATTACGCCGGAAGTACTCCCCTAAATGAATCAACAGTTCACGGGCCTGTTCGGGGCGGAAGCGAATGAACGAAACGATCGTATTGAGCGCATTAAACAAGAAATGCGGATTGATCTGCGCATGCAAGGCTCTGATTTCTGCATCTGCCAACAAACGGGATTGCTTCTCCAGCTCAGCCAGTTCGAGCTGACTCGAGATCAGGTTCCCCAATCCACGCACGAGTTCCAGGTCCACTGCCGACAATTTGCGAGACCGATCCTGATACAGCTTGAGCACGCCCGCCACTTCACGTCTTCGCATCAGAGGGACAAGGATCGCATAGCGCAAGGAACAATTCGTCTCCCTGCACCCAATCTCTTCTTTCGTCTGGGCAATTTTTACTTCTTTGGTCGATAAAACTTCACGGGTCGCCTTAGTCGTTATGCCTTCTCCAACTACGTGATGGGACGAGCCTGCGCCAACATGCGCAAGCACAGAGCGCGTATCGGTAATTGCTACCGCTGCTACACGCGTCGTCCGCAATATTTCCTCCGCTACCTTTTGGGCAGAATCATACGTCAGTCCTTGACGCAAGTAAGAGAGTGTCTTGTCCGCTACTTGCAGCGTTCGCTGGGCTTGGAGCGCGCCAATCCGATCCTCTTCCTTTTTGGCCAAATCAATTATAATAATCAAAATAGCAATTCCAACCGAGTTGACGACTGACATTGGTACACTAATGGCCTGCACCAATGCCAAAGCGTCAGCGTAAGGCCGTGCGATTAGAAGAACAATTCCCATTTGCAGCCACTCCGCCAAGAAACCAACGAAGAGTGCTGTCGTCCACCCGATTTTTTTGCTGCGGTTACGGAGGAACTGATAGATTAATCCCGCAAACAAGCCCTCGCTAATGGTCGAGATGGCACATGCCAAATCTGTAAAGCCCCCCAATGAATAGCGATGAATTCCCGCAATCAACCCTGTCATCAGCCCTACCCAGGGACCAGCCAGCAATCCAGCCACGACAGTCCCGATCACACGTGAATTCGCAATCGCATCCTGATACCAAATGCCATTATAGGTACCCAGTATGGAAATAGCAGAAAAAATGACGACCATCAGTGCTTTTTCTCGCCATGTCGCTTGCTGGTTCAATATGCTGCGGAATGCTCGTACACGTGTAAACAACAAGGCCGCCACTATCAAAACAGCCGTCCGCTCCGTCAACGGAACCATTAATGCCATATTCATTGGTTGATCCCTCTCCTGTCGCCGCCCGATGGTTCCTGCTTGTTTCTGTAACTAATCAAAATATTCACTCTCTACTACGTATTTCCCTTTTGTTTCTCTTCCTTTCCTAGTAAAAAAGGTTGCCGAAATGATTTCGACAACCCATGGATATCCGTATCGTTTTAATACTCGAACTCCAATATTTTGCACTTTTCCTTCGGCTCAAATCCTAGCTTTATCCCCAAACGAACTGATTCCTCATTCGTTTCCAGCGTGGTCCAGTGCGGTGTCAGCCCATGTTCCACGCAATGCTCCAGGTACGCCGCACAAGCAAGCGTAGCAAAGCCTTTGTTCATATCGGCTTCCTCGTACGTTTCCACGCTAATTTCATGGTCACGCTCATGGACACAGCAAGACAGGCAAGCACTCACAATCGCATTTCCTTTACATACGCAAAAACCTACTCCCCACTGCAGAAAATCATCCACCGAATGATAGAATTCCTCCACAACCTCGAGCAAGATGTTGTCCGGATCGTTTTCAATGACGCCTGCATCGATTCTTTTCAACGTGTATCCTTCGGGCAGAGGGCGATAGCTGATCTTTCGCGCTTGGAATTGCTCGGGATTGAACTGGTAGTAATACTCCCAATCCGTTTCGATCTCTCGATGCGAGATGGCTTTGGTCACTGCTTTTTCCCACGTCTCATCTGGGACAACTGCCAGAAAATGAGTGCCCCCGCACGATTCGGTCGTATATGTGCGCAATTCCCCCTCAATAAAGCCCCCCAGATCCGCTGTGAACGCTTCATTGGCAGCATCCCCTACGAAAATGCTGATCACTCCTGTTTGATCGACCAAGGCTGTCCGGGGCTGCTCCACATCGTCTACGTAAATCACTCCTCGATTTGTCCCATTGATAATCGCATGGATGGTCAAAATGTTCACATTATCAGGCGAGACCAACGTTCTGATTTTTGCATAATCATTTGTTTCCAATCGATGAATCATCCTAATTTCGGCCCTTTCTCTCTCTTTTGGACATCTGTGTACTTATGCGGCTAATAGCGGAGCGAAGTCGTCCAGACTCAGCTTCCGCACAAAAGTCGGGTCATCGTCCACGTTCCTTTCCTCGGAGGATTCCAGCTCTTCTGCAAGCAGTAGGCGAGCCCGGTGCAGCCGGGATTTCACTGTGCCTTCCGGGATGCCTGCTCGCAGGGCAAACTTGCTTGATTGGCAAATCCTCGTAATAGTGAAGCCAAACGACGATGCGCAGCTCTTGCTCCAACTTCCATACTGCCTCTGTTAATTCAATCGCTTCGTAGGGAGCCTGTACCGCTTTCTCCTCTATTTGTAGTGAAAACAGCTCTACGGTTGTTGGGCTT
This genomic stretch from Brevibacillus brevis harbors:
- a CDS encoding inositol monophosphatase family protein encodes the protein MQASTLAALKELALQCARSAGELSLKRMKEPFTVEYKTSASDLVTAVDKEVENHVIQMILARFPDHGILGEESAHAEDYKQYDTLWVIDPIDGTTNFVHQQINFSVSIAVYHKGEGMVGAVYDPSRDELFYAVKGEGAFLNDRPLQVNREVSLEQALLCTSVFWNKRAEQIGIDLIVKKLAGKVRGMRLLGSAALEMAYVAAGRLDGYVSMQLNAWDFGAARIIVEEAGGRVTTMTGTPLPYDQKSSVMACNPTFYEELQHFLKSEHTDVPSQN
- a CDS encoding YbdD/YjiX family protein, producing the protein MRRKLRAMRKAIRKVSSAIKTIFGMPDYDRYLAHWYETHGAPGIFPMTEREYYMYALTERFEKGGVTRCC
- a CDS encoding sensor histidine kinase, with translation MNMALMVPLTERTAVLIVAALLFTRVRAFRSILNQQATWREKALMVVIFSAISILGTYNGIWYQDAIANSRVIGTVVAGLLAGPWVGLMTGLIAGIHRYSLGGFTDLACAISTISEGLFAGLIYQFLRNRSKKIGWTTALFVGFLAEWLQMGIVLLIARPYADALALVQAISVPMSVVNSVGIAILIIIIDLAKKEEDRIGALQAQRTLQVADKTLSYLRQGLTYDSAQKVAEEILRTTRVAAVAITDTRSVLAHVGAGSSHHVVGEGITTKATREVLSTKEVKIAQTKEEIGCRETNCSLRYAILVPLMRRREVAGVLKLYQDRSRKLSAVDLELVRGLGNLISSQLELAELEKQSRLLADAEIRALHAQINPHFLFNALNTIVSFIRFRPEQARELLIHLGEYFRRNLHDSGGYVSLARELEHIEAYLAIERARFGDKLHVEYDIEDGVERITVPGLILQPLVENAVKHGLLPKREGGTVVIRARRKEKQIVELTVADNGVGMEMDPFEPALNEKRAGRQLSGIGLANVKSRLQSIYGEPYGIVIESKSGSGTTCTIQLPIGVNVSAQSVHRR
- a CDS encoding carbon starvation CstA family protein is translated as MKKWFLSLLIWGGIAAMGAVGFGMIALWQGESVNSFWLLTAAFCTYAVAYRFYSKFIAKKLMALDDNRATPAEVNNDGKDFVPTNKWVLFGHHFAAIAGAGPLVGPTLAAQMGYLPGTIWIIVGVVIGGAVQDFIILFGSMRRNGKSLGQIAKEEIGPVGGALALVGIIAIMIILIAVLAMVVVNALAESPWATFTIFMTLPIAILMGLYMRYIRPGQVLEGSIIGLALLFFSLWLGQIVAASPTWGPAFTFSKVQLAWMIIVYGFIASVLPVWLLLAPRDYLSSFLKVGTIAVLAVGIVLTLPPLQMPALTKFIDGTGPVFAGNLFPFLFITIACGAVSGFHSLVSSGTTPKMIAKESHAPLIGYGGMLMESGVAIMAMIAACVLTPGVYFAINSPAAAIGVDVVQVATTITGWGYTVTPDQLTTLANDIQEKTILSRTGGAPSLAIGMATIFSGVLGGKALMAFWYHFAILFEAVFILTTIDAGTRVGRFMVQDMLGNVIPKMKEVNWLPGNLIGSGIITIGWGYFLLQGVMDPLGGIYTLWPLFGIANQMLAAIAFTVGTTIIFKMGKAAYSWITLVPMAWLTTATLTAGWQKLFHPDPKIGFLSHAEAFQKALDAGTLPKGVKTVEAAQKMIFNDQIDAVVCAIFMVITVGIILDGARVWINILRGKHYPLQESPYIKSKGNVFDGKGHHVA
- a CDS encoding sigma-70 family RNA polymerase sigma factor, whose product is MSIKREVQQDIQLAQDGSVEAFARVIQSYERTLYGLARTYVGRDEDCADVVQDAVMKAFRAIRTLREPAYFKTWMIQILINECRQWQRKKKRSPTTVELFSLQIEEKAVQAPYEAIELTEAVWKLEQELRIVVWLHYYEDLPIKQVCPASRHPGRHSEIPAAPGSPTACRRAGILRGKERGR
- a CDS encoding glycoside hydrolase family 15 protein — protein: MTLIEESVKLILQHQASTGAYLASPAFVHYQYAWLRDGTFTAYAMNRTGNHGSARKFYQWCDSVIRKHETKARAAITAVKKGLDKNEAGNDRFLHTRYTADGEEVIGEWGSFQLDGYGTWLWGLAEHVRMSGEYDLIHELKPSIELTIDYVVACWQLPNFDCWEEGGDRIHPVTLGAIYAGIKAMEPYLPDRAFELAQEGETIRQFIREHGTANGRLIKSVGDHSVDASLLWLALPYGIVDVADPLMIRTVQAIEEELRAGYGVHRYPTDTYYGGGQWLLLSAWLGWYYVKTGRREEAEKIAAWMVSQRQVSGLPEQVQEHLLSPTHYDMWVERAGHPAVPLLWSHAMFLVLAAELGIPY
- a CDS encoding GNAT family N-acetyltransferase; the encoded protein is MIHRLETNDYAKIRTLVSPDNVNILTIHAIINGTNRGVIYVDDVEQPRTALVDQTGVISIFVGDAANEAFTADLGGFIEGELRTYTTESCGGTHFLAVVPDETWEKAVTKAISHREIETDWEYYYQFNPEQFQARKISYRPLPEGYTLKRIDAGVIENDPDNILLEVVEEFYHSVDDFLQWGVGFCVCKGNAIVSACLSCCVHERDHEISVETYEEADMNKGFATLACAAYLEHCVEHGLTPHWTTLETNEESVRLGIKLGFEPKEKCKILEFEY
- a CDS encoding LytR/AlgR family response regulator transcription factor; protein product: MLKVFIVDDETPAREELRYLLEQFSEVSVVGEAGSGEEALEAVLQTEPDAVFLDIHLQDRDGVDVGQELLESMVNPPVIIFASAYDFHAVRAFEAEAVDYIVKPFSEMRLEKTMNRVRKMRRKSEPALDASPLLEERLQSLLQNVLVDTQPRRVPVEKNGKIMLIDPNEIVYATLEGRYANIYTAGEQYATTFTLQELESRLSRQQFFRTHRAFIVNLSKTAELVPWFKGSIHLVMQDHRKTEVPVSRNVVKELKKRLGF